CACCGTCAGGTATCGGTTCGAAACGTAATCCGCCTATTTTATTAAAGGCAGGAGATGAAGTGGAAGTTTATATTAGTGAAATTGGCGGAATAAAAAACAAGATTATTGAGGAAACAGTTAAAGATGAGTTGAATAATAATTTTTATACTCAAAAGATTTAGGTGGCGGCTTATTAAAATCTAGTATGGGGTGAAAATATGTCTATTGAAAAAATGACGCATGCGCGCATCGATCTAACAAAAGGAAATGAATTAATAATTAAAGAAATGCAAAGTTCGGGCATTACGTGGAAAACAGGAATTGATGGAGAAGAGATATGGATGGGGCGTATTGAAGTAGATGCCAATACTAAATCAAAGGCGCTACATCATAAAGAATCTGAAACTGTACATTATTTATTACGGGGAAAAGTTAAAGTTCATTATGGAGAAAATTATGCTAGTACTGTCGAACTTGGGGAGGGAGATTTCATTTATATTCCTCCCTATCTTGCTTATACATTTGAGAATCCAATTGAAACGGAAAAGCTTGATTTAGTTACTTTTATGGCTTCGACCCACCAAATTGTATATCTAGAAAGAGATGAACATGTTCAGGTGCCGGCAGAATTCAATAAAGAAGAAGTTTTAGTTGTAAGAGCATCTGAATTAGATGGTTCAACTGACCAAACAAAAAACATGCCACGAAAAACCGGCATTCAATCAACTAAAATTTGGATAGGGCGCGTGACTGGTGAACCTGCCAGCGATTCAGGGGCACATCATCATGGTGAAGCTGAAACAGGTGGATTTATTATTAGCGGAACAACACGAATTTTATATGGCCAGAATTATCAAGAGTATGCGGAATTTGTGTCAGGTGATTTTGTGCATGTACCCCCATTTGTACCGCATATTGAACGGAATCTGAACGACACTGAAGCAGTGGAATTTTTAACAGCTCGCAATCCTAGAAATATAGTTGTTAATTTAGAAGATTAATATTTAAACCGTTTATTTAATAGTTATAAATGCAGTAACCTTGTTGATAATTATTTTGAAACGGAGGGATAAAATTGGCATTTCCCAATAAAGTAATAATTCGTGAGGTTGGACCTCGTGAAGGCATGCAAGTTGAAAAGACACATGTAGCTACTGTGGATAAAATAAAATTAGTTGATATGCTTTCGGAGTGCAATTTGCCTGTAATCGAGGTTACTTCATTTGTAAGTCCTAAATGGGTGCCGCAAATGGCAGACGCTGAGTTAATTGCAGAAGGATTCAAAAGAAAACCAGGGATAGAATATCAGTGCGTTTATTTGAATTCGAAAGGAATAGAAAGAGCACAAGCGACAGGAAAGTTTGATTTGGAAGGCGTTATTAGTGTAATTGCAAGTGAAACATTTTCTATAAAGAACACGAATCGGACGATTGATGAAACATTCGCTGAAATGCATAATCGGATTGCTGTTCTGCAAAAATACAATATTCCAATTATCACAGCACCTGTAATGGCTGCCTTTGGTTGTAACTACGAGGGGAATATCGATCCACAACATGCATTAAGCTTGATTGCTAGAACATTAGAAATTGCAGAATCTTATGATATCAATTTGGAGCGTATCCTTCTTGGGGATACGATGGGATGGGCAAATCCAGTTACAATCGAATACCTCGTAGGTCGGGTGCAAGATAAATGGCCAGATAAGGATATTATTCTACATTTACATGATACACGGGGGATGGGATTAGCTAATGCTTATGCAGGGTTGAAGATGGGCGTCACCCATTTTGATGCTTCGGTAGGCGGATTGGGAGGTTGTCCATTTGGTGGTTTCAAAGGAGCGGCTGGAAACATCGCCACAGAAGACTTGGTTCATATGTGTCACGAACTTGGAATCGAAACTGGTGTTGATCTTAAGAAGTTAATGGATGTAACCCTGGAGGCGGAACGAATTCTCGGCCGCACTCTCCCTGGAAAGTTGGCACATGGAGGAAGTTTAGACACATACAGAAAGACTCCGCAAGTGTAAAAAACGTAACAGAGAAAATGTAAGCCCTTACTTAGATAAATAATGGATAAACATTATTGACAATTATATATATTGCAATATTGAA
This window of the Sporosarcina ureilytica genome carries:
- a CDS encoding hydroxymethylglutaryl-CoA lyase, which produces MAFPNKVIIREVGPREGMQVEKTHVATVDKIKLVDMLSECNLPVIEVTSFVSPKWVPQMADAELIAEGFKRKPGIEYQCVYLNSKGIERAQATGKFDLEGVISVIASETFSIKNTNRTIDETFAEMHNRIAVLQKYNIPIITAPVMAAFGCNYEGNIDPQHALSLIARTLEIAESYDINLERILLGDTMGWANPVTIEYLVGRVQDKWPDKDIILHLHDTRGMGLANAYAGLKMGVTHFDASVGGLGGCPFGGFKGAAGNIATEDLVHMCHELGIETGVDLKKLMDVTLEAERILGRTLPGKLAHGGSLDTYRKTPQV
- a CDS encoding cupin domain-containing protein gives rise to the protein MSIEKMTHARIDLTKGNELIIKEMQSSGITWKTGIDGEEIWMGRIEVDANTKSKALHHKESETVHYLLRGKVKVHYGENYASTVELGEGDFIYIPPYLAYTFENPIETEKLDLVTFMASTHQIVYLERDEHVQVPAEFNKEEVLVVRASELDGSTDQTKNMPRKTGIQSTKIWIGRVTGEPASDSGAHHHGEAETGGFIISGTTRILYGQNYQEYAEFVSGDFVHVPPFVPHIERNLNDTEAVEFLTARNPRNIVVNLED